CGTTACCCATAGGAAAAGGCATGCTGCGCTGGGACGAGTTTTCGCCGGCAGTGTACAGGCTTTCGGCCAGTATACAATTAGCGGCAGGGCAACACCGGAAAGAAGTATCGTTTGGTATGCGGGAAGTGACCGTGAATGGTCGTTCTATCCTCGTCAATGGTAATAAGATCTACCTGCGTGGTGACGTTAACAACTGCGAATTTCCATCGACAGGTTATGCACCGATGCAGGTGGCAGACTGGCGGAAACTATTCGCCGTAGCGAAATCTCACGGACTGAATCATATGCGGTTCCACTCCTGGTGCCCACCGGAAGCAGCGTTTATTGCGGCAGATGAAGCAGGGTTTTATCTGCAACCAGAAGGCCCTACCTGGCCTAATCATGGCACTTCACTTGGAGATAGCCGGTTCATAGATCAATACCTGTATGATGAGACCGAACGCCTGTTAAAAGCGTATGGTAACCATCCCTCCTTCTGTATGTTCGCAGCCGGTAATGAACCTGCAGGACGACATCAGGCCAAATATCTCGACACGTTCATTACACACTGGAGAGCGAAAGACCCGCGCCGCATATATGCGGCCGCTTCCGTAGGTATGAGCTGGCCACTGTACACAGGAGTCGATTATATGATCAAATCCGGTCCGAGAGGATTGAACTGGCATACGATCGCACCAGAGACGGTCAGCGACTATCACGAGAAGACGGATGCTTTCAACATCCCCTATATTACACATGAAATGGGACAATGGTGTGCATTCCCCGACTTCAGTGAAATGGGCAGATACACAGGTGTTACAAGGGCAAAGAATTTCGAACTGTTCCAGGAAGAGTTGCAGTTGCACGATATGGGACATCAGGCGAAAGACTTTCTGATGGCATCCGGTAAGTTACAGGCCTTGTGTTATAAACAGGAAATTGAAAAATCATTACGCACGCCGAATGGAGCAGGTTTCCAGCTATTAGGGCTACAGGACTTTCCCGGACAGGGGACCGCGCTGGTAGGTGTACTCAACGCCCTGTGGCAGGAAAAGGGGTATATCACCGCAAAGGAATGGCGCCACTTCTGCAACCAGACAGTTCCACTGACACGTATCAGTAGGTTCACCTACACGAATGACGAAGCGTTTGTAACACCGGTTGAGATCTATCACTACGGCCCGAAGGATCTTACGCATGCGGTTGTCTCATGGACGATGAAAGATGATGCGGATAACCTGGTCCAACAGGGCCGCTTTCCGGCTACACAGATCAAAAGAGGCGGTAATACCGTTGTGGATAGTATACGCTGTTCTCTGCAAAAGATCACGAAAGCCAGCAGGCTGACACTGACGGTAAAGATCAATAATACTGTGTATGAAAATAACTGGCAGATCTGGGTATATCCTGAAAGACTGCCTATGGTGGCGGGCGACATTCATTATACTGATACGATTGACGCGAAGGCAGCCCGCGTCCTCGAGGACGGAGGCATTGTATTCATGCATGCCGCAGGTAAAGTGGTGAAAGGGAAAGAGGTCGTACAGCATTTTACACCTGTATTCTGGAACACCTCATGGTTTAAAATGAGACCACCACATACATTGGGCATTTCATTGCATAAAAACCATCCGGCGTTCAGGTATTTCCCGACGGACGACCACAGTGATCTGCAATGGTGGGAGCTGGTGAACCAGTCACAGGTAATGCACCTGGAAGACTTCCCGAAGGGCTTTCGTCCACTGGTACAGCCGATAGATACCTGGTTCATGAACCGGAAGCTGGCGCTGATCCTGGAAGCGAAGGTGGGTAAGGGCAGGATCATTGTCAGCAGTGCAGACCTGCGGTCGGATACGACACGCCGGGTGGCAGCCAGACAACTATTATACAGTTTGCAGCAATATATGACATCACCCTCCTTTCAACCAGCCGACAGTGTCCCCCTGTCTGTATTAAAAGACCTTTTTACGACGCCTTCCAGGGAGAGATGGGAGAACTTCACCAGGCAGCATCCGGACGAACTGAGACCTCAGCAGATCACGAAGTGAACAGATCTGTCAGGCCGGCCGGAGAATAGGACAATTGTCAAATAAAACAGGATATTCCTCTAATACTTTTGCAACAAAGTTGCAAGTATATGTCTTTTTACTGTACCTTTGTCAGGCCGGCAAATTATTTAAGTACAGCTAACAGGAAAAGTAATCATGACAGGAAACAGGAATTTTGATGTCATCATCATCGGCGGCAGTTATGCCGGATTATCCGCAGCGATGGCGCTGGGACGTGCATTGAGGAAAGTGTTGATCATAGATAGTGGGAAACCCTGTAACCGACAGACGCCGCATTCTCATAACTTTCTCACCCAGGATGGGAATACACCGGCCAATATTGCCCGGATCGGCAGGGAGCAGGTATTACGATATGATACGGTGACCTTTTATACCGGCCTGGCGACAGCGGGTATAAAAACAGCCACCGGGTTTGATATTACTACTGACACGGGAGAAACCTTTTCAGCGGGTAAACTCATCTTTGCGACCGGTATTACGGACAATCAGCCAGCTATTCCTGGTTTTGCAGCATGCTGGGGGATCTCGGTGATCCATTGCCCTTATTGTCATGGGTATGAGGTAAGAAATGAAAAGACAGGGATATTCGCCAATGGCGACATGGCGTTTGACTTTGGCAAACTGATCTCCAACTGGACAAAAGACCTGACTATCTTCACCAATGGGCCGTCCACATTAAGTGGTGAGCAGGTGGATAAGCTGGCGGCCCGTAATATCACGATCGTGGAAAAAGAGATCCGGGAAGTAGCGCATACGGATGGGTATATCAGTCAACTTGTTTTTACAGATGGCACCACCGCTCCCCTGAAAGCACTGTATGCCCGTATCAGTTTCACCCAGCATAGTGATATTCCCGCACAACTGGGGTGTGAACTGACGGAGCAGGGGTACCTGCGGGTAGATAATATGCAAAAGACGACGGTGAAGGACGTGTTTGCCTGTGGGGACAATGCGAGTATGATGCGTTCGGTATCTAACGCTGTGGCGACCGGTACCTTCGCGGGCGCTGTCGCAAACAAGGAAATGGTGGAAGAGACATTCTGATTTATTATCATATCAACATCCTACCCGGCTACTGGTAACAAACACTTTTGTTGCCAATAGCCGGTAGTGTTCCCAGGCTGGCACGTGCATTGCATACCATATATCTAAACTACTGCAAATCAGTAATGCTAATCTCATCAGTAGTATTTTTTCCTCATTCTGCGGGTCAGCGCCCCTACCATTTTCCACGATTCAATACCAGTCTGACTTCAGTAAGTTTTCCACATCCTGTTAGTTCCTTTTTTTTGAAAAACCCCTCAGCTATGTCACTTTTGTACTCTGAGAGCATATGAAAAGTAGTTAACATATATCACACCTTTCCAGTTCTCCCATGCCGCTTCAGGGACTTACATGATCCTCCACAGCGGCCGCTATGTTCGAATACAAATAACGCAAAATATATAAGTTAGGTATGGGAATTTTTGATAAGAGATTACAGTATAAGCCGTTTGAGTATCCGGAAGTGCTACAGTTTACCGAGGCTATCAACAAATCATTCTGGGTACACTCAGAAGTTGATTTCACGGCAGACACGCAGGACTTCCATTCCCATCTGAACCCTGCAGAGAGAACAGCAGTAAGGAACAGTCTGCTGGCGATCGCACAGATCGAGGTAGCTGTAAAATCATTCTGGGGTAACCTGTACAATCACCTGCCGAAGCCGGAGATGAATGGTCTGGGCTCTACCTTTGCAGAATGTGAATTTCGTCATTCGGAAGCCTATTCCCGCCTGGTAGAGGTATTGGGATATAATAACCAGTTTGAGAGACTGGTAGATGTGCCGGTGATCCGTCAGCGTATCGACTATCTATCTGATGCCCTGAGCAATGCAAAATCCACTGATAAGAAAGAATATACCATTTCGCTGATCCTGTTCTCTATCCTGATAGAGAACGTGAGCCTCTTCAGCCAGTTTGCGATCATCCTGTCATTCACCCGTTTCAAGGGGCTGATGAAGAATGTGAGTAATATCATTGCCTGGACCTCTGTGGATGAGCAGATCCATGCGAATGCCGGCATCTACCTGATCAACAAGATCAGGGAAGAATATCCGGATATTTTCTCTGAAGAGACTATTGCGAAAGTGAACAGACTGGTAAAAGAGTCTATTGAAGTGGAAAGCAATATTCTGGACTGGATATTCAGTGAAGGTGAGATTGATATAGTGAAGAAAGAGCACCTCATCAACTTTATGAAATACCGTGCGGATGACAGTCTGAAAAAGATCAACCTGCCAACCCTGTTTGATATTTCTACAGAGGATAATAAACCGATGCTGTGGTTTGAGGAAGAAGTATTTGCAAACAGCCTGGACGATTTCTTTGCAAAACGTCCGGTAGACTACACTAAACACGACAAGAGCATTTCTGCGCTTGATCTGTTCTAACATTTTAACTGGTAACACTAAACGGAAAAATAACTGGACATGGAGACAACAGCATTAACACAGCTCGAAGGGGTGGCGGATCAATACGAACTGCCTAAGCTGTGGTGGAAGAACTCGGAAAGTGAACAAGTCCTCAACAGAGGTTATCTGCTGAAAGGCGAAACCGTTGAAGGAGCAATCGACAGAATTTGTACAGCTGCCGCACAGCGTTTATATAAACCGGAATTAAAAGAAGCATTTGTAGAAATGGTAGAAAGAGGCTGGATGAGCCTCAGCTCCCCTATCTGGGCCAACATGGGTACAGAACGCGGGTTGCCTATCTCCTGCTTCAACGTGCATATACCTGATAATATTGAGGGTATCACACACAAGCTGGGTGAAGTGATCATGCAAACGAAAATAGGTGGTGGTACTTCTGCTTATTTCGGCGGACTGCGTGCCCGTGGTAGCGCGGTTACTGATAATGGGAAAAGTAGTGGCGCAGTGAGTTTCATGCGGCTGTTTGATACTGCCATGGATACCATCTCTCAGGGGGGTGTACGCCGTGGTGCATTCGCTGCCTACATGGACATCGACCATGATGATATCTCCGAGTTCTTATCTATTAAGGATATAGGACATCCCATCCAGAATCTGTTTTACGGTGTATGTGTACCTGACTACTGGATGCAGGATATGATCGACGGCGACATGGCAAAACGTGAGATCTGGGCGAAAGTACTGGAAAGCCGTCAGCAGAAAGGATTACCTTACATCTTCTTTACAGACAATGTAAACCGTAACAAGCCACAGGTATATAAAGACCTGAACCTGGCTATCAATGCGAGCAACCTCTGTTCTGAGATCATGCTGCCTTCTACAGAAGATGAGTCTTTCATCTGCTGCCTCTCTTCCATGAACCTCGAGTTATACGATGAGTGGAAGAATACAGACGCGGTGAAACTGGCTATCTTCTTCCTGGATGCCGTACTGCAGGAGTTCATTACCAAAACAGAAGGTAATCACTTCCTGACTGCTGCCAACAAGTTTGCAAAACGTCACCGTGCACTCGGTCTGGGTGTACTGGGATGGCACTCTTACCTGCAAAAGAACATGATTGCCTTTGAAGGTATGCAGGCAAAACAACTGACCTCTATCATCTTCAAAGACATTAAGGA
The DNA window shown above is from Chitinophaga agri and carries:
- a CDS encoding exo-beta-1,4-galactosidase, which produces MKTLLTCCNPFTKMVCLLLCILSTQVHAQHISLSGKWRFAIDSADKGLQEKWFLQQLTDSIQLPGTMTENGKGNDITLQTKWTGSIYDSSFFFRPSLARYREPDHLKIPFWLTPVKHYTGVAWYQRSIIIPKAYKGKRLQLFLERCHIRTMVWIDDVAVGQGNSLVAAHLFNIPDSISEGPHTITVRMDNRLEEINVGPDSHSVTDHTQGNWNGIVGKMELRALPAVYIADIQVYPDVAAQKAVIRLAIVNTTNSPATGRVAVQAVSNNTAVQHKTSVVYVSMQANAGDTAYLETTLPIGKGMLRWDEFSPAVYRLSASIQLAAGQHRKEVSFGMREVTVNGRSILVNGNKIYLRGDVNNCEFPSTGYAPMQVADWRKLFAVAKSHGLNHMRFHSWCPPEAAFIAADEAGFYLQPEGPTWPNHGTSLGDSRFIDQYLYDETERLLKAYGNHPSFCMFAAGNEPAGRHQAKYLDTFITHWRAKDPRRIYAAASVGMSWPLYTGVDYMIKSGPRGLNWHTIAPETVSDYHEKTDAFNIPYITHEMGQWCAFPDFSEMGRYTGVTRAKNFELFQEELQLHDMGHQAKDFLMASGKLQALCYKQEIEKSLRTPNGAGFQLLGLQDFPGQGTALVGVLNALWQEKGYITAKEWRHFCNQTVPLTRISRFTYTNDEAFVTPVEIYHYGPKDLTHAVVSWTMKDDADNLVQQGRFPATQIKRGGNTVVDSIRCSLQKITKASRLTLTVKINNTVYENNWQIWVYPERLPMVAGDIHYTDTIDAKAARVLEDGGIVFMHAAGKVVKGKEVVQHFTPVFWNTSWFKMRPPHTLGISLHKNHPAFRYFPTDDHSDLQWWELVNQSQVMHLEDFPKGFRPLVQPIDTWFMNRKLALILEAKVGKGRIIVSSADLRSDTTRRVAARQLLYSLQQYMTSPSFQPADSVPLSVLKDLFTTPSRERWENFTRQHPDELRPQQITK
- a CDS encoding NAD(P)/FAD-dependent oxidoreductase, which encodes MTGNRNFDVIIIGGSYAGLSAAMALGRALRKVLIIDSGKPCNRQTPHSHNFLTQDGNTPANIARIGREQVLRYDTVTFYTGLATAGIKTATGFDITTDTGETFSAGKLIFATGITDNQPAIPGFAACWGISVIHCPYCHGYEVRNEKTGIFANGDMAFDFGKLISNWTKDLTIFTNGPSTLSGEQVDKLAARNITIVEKEIREVAHTDGYISQLVFTDGTTAPLKALYARISFTQHSDIPAQLGCELTEQGYLRVDNMQKTTVKDVFACGDNASMMRSVSNAVATGTFAGAVANKEMVEETF
- a CDS encoding ribonucleotide-diphosphate reductase subunit beta, producing MGIFDKRLQYKPFEYPEVLQFTEAINKSFWVHSEVDFTADTQDFHSHLNPAERTAVRNSLLAIAQIEVAVKSFWGNLYNHLPKPEMNGLGSTFAECEFRHSEAYSRLVEVLGYNNQFERLVDVPVIRQRIDYLSDALSNAKSTDKKEYTISLILFSILIENVSLFSQFAIILSFTRFKGLMKNVSNIIAWTSVDEQIHANAGIYLINKIREEYPDIFSEETIAKVNRLVKESIEVESNILDWIFSEGEIDIVKKEHLINFMKYRADDSLKKINLPTLFDISTEDNKPMLWFEEEVFANSLDDFFAKRPVDYTKHDKSISALDLF
- a CDS encoding ribonucleoside-diphosphate reductase subunit alpha — its product is METTALTQLEGVADQYELPKLWWKNSESEQVLNRGYLLKGETVEGAIDRICTAAAQRLYKPELKEAFVEMVERGWMSLSSPIWANMGTERGLPISCFNVHIPDNIEGITHKLGEVIMQTKIGGGTSAYFGGLRARGSAVTDNGKSSGAVSFMRLFDTAMDTISQGGVRRGAFAAYMDIDHDDISEFLSIKDIGHPIQNLFYGVCVPDYWMQDMIDGDMAKREIWAKVLESRQQKGLPYIFFTDNVNRNKPQVYKDLNLAINASNLCSEIMLPSTEDESFICCLSSMNLELYDEWKNTDAVKLAIFFLDAVLQEFITKTEGNHFLTAANKFAKRHRALGLGVLGWHSYLQKNMIAFEGMQAKQLTSIIFKDIKDKADKATKELAWIYGEPEVLKGYGRRNTTLMAIAPTTSSSAILGQTSPGIEPFSSNYFKAGLSKGNFMRKNKYLKDLLEQKGIDNEDTWRSIMLNHGSVQHLEELTEHEKDVFKTFKEISQLEIIQQAAIRQQHVDQAQSLNLNIPSNLPVKEVNRLLIEAWKLGVKTLYYQRSQSVSKELVNSLVTCKSCEG